CTCGACGCGCGGATCCCGCACATCGCGCGCACCGTGTCGGGCGAGTTCCGACTCTCGCCAGCGCACTTCCGCTCGCAGACTCTCGATCGCGCGCCGCGCTCCCGAACCGTCGAGATCCGTGATCACGCCCGCAACATGCGGGAGCGGCCGCAGCGCGTCGAACGCGGTACCTCCCTTGAAGTCCGCCAAGAGGAAGCTCACCTCTGTCGTCGCATGCGTCGCCGCCATCGAGAGGACCCACGTGATGAGCAGTTCGCTCTTGCCCGCGCCGGTGACGCCGCTCACGACGGCGTGCGGTCCGTCGGCGACGAGATCGACGCACGCCACTCCCGCGCCGTCGCGGCCGATCGCCGCCACGAGCCCGCCGATGGCGGAGGGAGGGGCGTCGGCAATCGTCTCAGCGAACTCGACCGGGCGATCGTCGACGACCGAAAGCCCGAGGCTCCGCCGCGCCCGCAGCAGCAGCGCCCGCGCGATCTCGCGAGCCTGCGGCACGCTCAACGCCTCGACGGCGACGCGTCGCACGGAACCATCGTGATCGAGGTGGGCTCGATCGATGCTCTCGACCGTGAGGATCGTACGGCATCCGGCAGGAAGCGGTTCTCCCGCCGCGATGACGGCGATGACGATATCCGCGTCGGGGAGGGGGCCGGACTGGATCGACAGGCGCTCCCCCGTCGTCGCGTGACGGTGGGGCAGCTCGTCCGCCCACTCCAGGCCCGGCTCGCCGGCACCCACGAGTCGGATCACACCCGGCGCGAGCGCGAGACAGACTTGCAGGACGAGCGCTCGATGCACCGCAGCGGCGAGGACGGGTGGCCCGACGATCGCCACCCCGCCCGCGAGATCGATCACGATCGGAGCCGCCGACAGAATCGCGGCCCGTGCGCGGATGTCGTCGGACTCGGGGTCACCCACCCCGCCCGTGACTCGCACGCCGCTCGGCGCATCCCCTCGTCCGACGACGATCCGGCCTCCGCGTTCGGGGACGTCACGCCACACGTCGCCGTCGCGGACCAGATAGCCTGCGGCATCGGGGTGCCGAAAGAGACGGCGCCGCCGCTCCGCGTGAAGCCGACGATCGACGTCTGCGCGCACGCGTTCTCGACGCTCGCGGGCCTCGGCCTCGTGGCGCCGGCGGTCGCGGTGCGCCGCTCGACGGCCGTCGAGCACGCTCGCGAGGGCGATCAGCGGGCCCAGGGCCGCGAGAACGAGCGCGAGAGGTGAACTCGTGACGAGCCACAGCACGACGGCCCCCACGATCGGGACGCTCGAGGCGACGAGAGGCACGGGCGGGCGGGCGGGTGCCGACCACGCATCGAGGAGAGCGAGGGGATCCTCCGGGGTCGCCGGCCCATCGATCGTCTCGACGGTCCCGACGACATCGCCGGAGGGCACGGGTGGGACGAGGGGGCCGGGTACGTCGACGGCACGACGCGGTGAGAAGGTCGTGGACACTCCTCGATTCCACACCGAGTCGCTTCACACGGATGCTCCCGTGACGAAGTCGTGGAGAACTCGCCTCAGAGCGCGTCTGGGGAGGAAAGGTCGCCGGCCCAGTCCGCAGCGACATCGAGGACGATGATCGAGACGTTGTCGCGACCCCCGTTCTCGAGGGCGGCGTCGAGCATCGCCTCGACCGCGGCGGCGGGGTCGGCGTTCTCGGCGAGGAAGTGCTGGATCCCGTAGTCGGTGAGTTCTTTCGTCAGCCCGTCGGAACACACGACGAAGCGGTCTCCGTCGATGACGTCGAGCCGAACGTAGTCGGGAGTGACACCGTCGCTGGGACCGACAGCGCGGGTGATGACATTCCCATAGGGGTGGTTCTCTGCCTCCTCGGGGCTGAGCCGACCAGCGGCGACGAGCTCCTGCACGACGGAGTGGTCGGTCGTGACCTGTGCGATCGAGCCGTCGCGAAGGAGATACACACGCGAATCACCGATGTTGAGGGTGACCCAGTGCGGCGCTGAGCCCGCGAGGTCGAGATACACGCCCGTGACGGTCGTGCCGGTCCCGTCATCCGTCGCCTGCGGGTGCGACGCGATGTCCTTGACAGCCCGCGACAGCGCCTTCTCGATCGCCTTGGGCGTCACCGCACTTCCCGGCAGGGAGGAGAGCCTGTCGATCGCACTCGCGCTCGCGATCTCGCCACCGATATGCCCTCCCATGCCGTCGGCGACGACGAACAGCGGGTAGGCGGCGAGCACGGCATCCTGATTGGAATCGCGCCGGCGCCCGCGGTGGGTCACAGCCGCCCACGAGAGCGTCACTTCGCCGGCGGGCGTCGTGACGGCGAGCGACTCGGTGGATACGTCGGGCACAGCCCCTGTCCTCCCGATCGGCCTGCTCACCCGGGTTCGTCCCTCGGACGACGGGCGTCATCACATCCTAGTGGGTTGTCGGCACCTGCCTCCGGCGTCACACCTTCGCCGCGGGGTCTTCAGGCAGGGGGAACATCGCATCGATCGCGGCCAGGTCATCCGCCGAAGGGCTCCACGCCGTCGCCGCGGCGGCATTCGACGTCACCTGCTCGGGGCTCGTCGCCCCCGCGATGACGCTCGTGACGGGGCCTCGTGACAGCAACCATCCGAAGGTCGCCTGGAGCATCGTGATGTCGCGCTCGGCGCAGAACTCCTGGTAGCTTTCGAGCGCATCCCACGGGGCCTCCTCCCACACGTGCGGACGCTGGCGCATGATGCGCGAGTCCGCCGGCGCGTTCTCCCGCGAGAAGCGGCCCGTG
This genomic stretch from Microbacterium sp. SLBN-146 harbors:
- a CDS encoding FtsK/SpoIIIE domain-containing protein; the protein is MSTTFSPRRAVDVPGPLVPPVPSGDVVGTVETIDGPATPEDPLALLDAWSAPARPPVPLVASSVPIVGAVVLWLVTSSPLALVLAALGPLIALASVLDGRRAAHRDRRRHEAEARERRERVRADVDRRLHAERRRRLFRHPDAAGYLVRDGDVWRDVPERGGRIVVGRGDAPSGVRVTGGVGDPESDDIRARAAILSAAPIVIDLAGGVAIVGPPVLAAAVHRALVLQVCLALAPGVIRLVGAGEPGLEWADELPHRHATTGERLSIQSGPLPDADIVIAVIAAGEPLPAGCRTILTVESIDRAHLDHDGSVRRVAVEALSVPQAREIARALLLRARRSLGLSVVDDRPVEFAETIADAPPSAIGGLVAAIGRDGAGVACVDLVADGPHAVVSGVTGAGKSELLITWVLSMAATHATTEVSFLLADFKGGTAFDALRPLPHVAGVITDLDGSGARRAIESLRAEVRWRESELARHGARDVRDPRVEVPRLVVVVDEFAALLGEHPELHAVFTDVAARGRALGIHLVLGTHRVSGVVRDSLLANCPLRLSLRVSDPADSRAIIGVDDAAHLPGDVQARGVALVRRPSDHGVQRIRVALSSAADIARVAAASRGPRPRRPWLPDLPRELALDELTAAHAIDERTLVLGLSDEPERQTQRVVGVTVQDRGLLVLGGPGAGKSTALALLAGQAAEVIEIPPDGEGAWDAVTRLAESSPIGGVIVIDDLDTLASRVSADYASMLIERMERVIRSAGDSGCLVIASAQRLSGPAARLGELFPRRLVLGFPSRADHIAVGGDPATFTVDAPAGRGRLERIAVQVALPAKAPHSPLSIDRRDDPCWHPDAALTGLVTRHRSRVRDLLPEWAERGIRCVDVDAYVADPAVTADGRVVIVGDPDEWQREWRLLASVRADHDLVIDTTCALDYRVLTSSRELPPFARPGEGRAWIHRAGADPVRIVLFPADVRSDRRGSGS
- a CDS encoding PP2C family serine/threonine-protein phosphatase codes for the protein MPDVSTESLAVTTPAGEVTLSWAAVTHRGRRRDSNQDAVLAAYPLFVVADGMGGHIGGEIASASAIDRLSSLPGSAVTPKAIEKALSRAVKDIASHPQATDDGTGTTVTGVYLDLAGSAPHWVTLNIGDSRVYLLRDGSIAQVTTDHSVVQELVAAGRLSPEEAENHPYGNVITRAVGPSDGVTPDYVRLDVIDGDRFVVCSDGLTKELTDYGIQHFLAENADPAAAVEAMLDAALENGGRDNVSIIVLDVAADWAGDLSSPDAL